The following DNA comes from Erigeron canadensis isolate Cc75 chromosome 3, C_canadensis_v1, whole genome shotgun sequence.
attagCACAGGGAGAGCTGCTGCTGCTAACAACGATCTGGAGCGCGAGTTTCAGAATTCGGGACGCCGAATCTCGCTTATGTTAAATAACGATCTCAGTAGGTGGCAGGCAATCGGGGACCACGCCAAGTGGTACAAGAGCTATTTGGGGACCTATGTCGCTACCGTCCCACATAATTACGAGTCGTGGGATCAGGTGCCCCAGCCCATCAAGGATGGACTTACTGACTGGCTTATggtataaaactaattttttttactttttaaatactttatttaaaaaatatggtAGATGCTAACTTTTACTTGGTACTATTGCAGAGACGGTTCTACTTAGAACCCTATCTAGGTCACCCAGACAATCACCCGTTACGAGAGGCCGTGACCAGGATGATACGTCAGGATGCCCTGAAGATCTACAGGGATAAAAAagcaaaattcaagaagacttgGTTCACTAACAGGGGTGGGTCCCAAAGGCTGGCAGAACTGGAGGGTCAACCTCCGTATGGGATGCCTCCACAGGCATGGAGTTATCTACTGGGTTACTGGACCAGCGAGCCCCGGATGATTGCTGCCCAAAGAAACACGACAAACAGGCagcaacaaaataattttgtcagtACTCACGGTCGGCAGTCATACGCTCAGCGTGAATGGCGTTACGCTGTAAGTTATACGTAATTATTTATACCCACGTatgtaaacatatatctatacagagatacacatacaaatatataactttgattaatgtatatacagGAAGATAATGACGGGCGACGTGAGGACCCGCCCGAGTTTTATTTGCGGGCCCACACGAGACGAGATGGGATGGTGCAGGACGCAGTTATGCCCATTTATGTAAGATCTTGCACAAATCCgggaaaaagatatttttttgtatatacaGGAAGATAATAACTAATTTTTAGTTATTCTTAACTTAATTTTCATGTGCTACAGGAGCAGCTTCTTGATACCCACCAAAGACTTTCCCAAGTGCCCAATACCCCGCCTACGTAGACATATGTGGACGCTTTAGGGACACGATCGGGACATACTCGTATGGTTGGGCGTGTGGTTAGGGGAACACGTGGACTGAATGTCCCCCTCCCAGAGGATATAGAGCAACCCTTCCCAGCCCAGCAGTCACCGTCCTATAACGTCAATGATATGTTCGCCCAGGGTAGCCCTTGGACCCGGTCACCATTCAAAGACGGACCTAGCACGTCATCATCCCATGCTGGGCCTAGCACGTCACGGGCCCCCACACATCGGTTGggtagtgatagtgatagtgatagtgatgatgaaagtgattagttttccctttttttaattgtttgtattcatcgtttaacgGAAGTGTAATTTCCTTTTGTAATCTTGACTTGCGTGAAAatttcatttgtatttttttatgtttttatacatttgttgataaaaaaataattggaatcaaatttagaaaagtattataaaatcaatgtaTGTACAACAGAAAAATATGAGAAATTAGTAGATTTAAAACATTTaacgaatttaatcatttattacaataggAGGGCCTGGTGGTACTCTTGGCATGTTTGCGTACAACCAATTTTGATACGCATCTTCTTGATTTGCGTACGTTATTGCTAGTCGACGTGCAGGATCGGTTGCGTGAAATTCCCATTCCGGATTCTTGTAGGCCATTGGGTAGTCGCCTGCTAATTTCActgcaacaaaatgggtttcgtTGTTTATCAGCGCAATACTTATCGGTTGTTTGAATAACAGCTGATCTAAGCCGTGATGCATCGGAAATACTGTTCGGGGGTCACGTAGGCTAACGCAGTTGACTATTATACCCAGCTTATTGGC
Coding sequences within:
- the LOC122594327 gene encoding uncharacterized protein LOC122594327, whose amino-acid sequence is MIRQDALKIYRDKKAKFKKTWFTNRGGSQRLAELEGQPPYGMPPQAWSYLLGYWTSEPRMIAAQRNTTNRQQQNNFVSTHGRQSYAQREWRYAEDNDGRREDPPEFYLRAHTRRDGMVQDAVMPIYEQLLDTHQRLSQVPNTPPT